The DNA window ATCAGCGCGACGTCCTCGGCGTACCGGTGGTAGTGGTCGCAGGCGACGTCGCCGGTCTGGCCCTGGAACACCGCCCCCGGCGTACGGCTGAAAGTGTCCCAGACCGACGGGCCGCGACCGTCCTCGCGGGCGGCGCCCTCGATCTGGTACGCGGCGGTGGCCGCCCCCCAGATGAACCCCTCGGGGAATCGCAGCTCACTCATGCCTTGACCGCACCTTCCATGATGCCGCCGATGATCTGGCGGCCGAACAGGACGAACACCAGCAGCAGCGGCAGCGTGGCGATGGCCGTTCCGGTGAACACCTGCGACATGTCCTGGTAGTACCCGTCGGAGAGGGCCCGCAGCGAGAGCTGCACGGTCGGGTTCTCCGGATCGTTGAGCACCGCGTACGGCCAGAGGAAGTCGTTCCAGGTGGTCATGAACGTGAGCAGGCCGAGCACGGCGGCGGCCGGGCGCAGCGCGGGCAGCACCACGTTCCAGTAGATCCGCGCGGTGTTGCAGCCGTCCATCCGGGCCGCCTCGATCAGCTCGGTGCTCACCGCCTGGCCGGCGTACTGGCGCATCATGAACACGCCGAAGCCGGTGACCAGCGCCGGCACGATCACGGCGGGCAGCCGGTCGTTCCAGTTCAGCTTCGTCATCAGCAGGTAGAGCGGGATGACGCCGAGCTGGGTGGGCACCATCATGGTGGCGACGATCGCCAGCAGCAGCCCGTTGCGGCCGCGGAAGCGCAGTTTGGCGAACGCGAACCCGGCCAGGGTGGAGAAGAGGACCACCGAGAACGTCACGGTGACGGCCACGATGGTCGAGTTGATCAGGCCGGTGAGGAAGTAGGCGTCGGTGTTGTCGAACAGTCGGGCGATGTTGGCGCCGAGGTTGCCGCCGGGGGTGAGCGGCGGCGGGACCTGACCCATGGCGTCGCTGGTGCGGCTGGCCACCACGAACATCCAGTAGATCGGGAAGACCGACAGCAGCGCGGAGAGGGCCAGGGCCAGGTAGGTGAGTCGGCTCGCCGACCAGACGCGGGTCATCGGGAGACCTCCTTGCGGGAGCCGCCGCCGAGCCGGCGCAGGAACAGGACGTTGATCGCCGCGACGATCGCGATCAGCGCGAAGAGCAGCCAGGCGATGGCCGAGCCGTAGCCGAAGTTGTAGTGCGGCGCGAAGGCGTTCTCGAACATGTACATGGTCACCGTCTGCGACTCGCGCAGCGGCCCGCCCCGGATCGCGTTGGTGCCGGAGTTGAACATCCGCGGCTCGGTGAAGAGCTGGAGACCGCCGATGGTGGAGATGATGACCGCGAAGATGATCGTCGGCTTGAGCAGCGGCACGGTGATGGACCAGAACTGCCGGGCCCGGCCGGCGCCGTCGATCGACGCCGACTCGTAGAGGTCACGGGGGATGGCCTGCATGGCGGCCAGGAAGATCAGCGCGTTGTAGCCGGTCCACCGCCAGTCGACCATGGTGGAGATGGCGACCCAGGCGGCGAACCTGTTCGCCTTCCAGTCGATCGCGCTCACCCCGACGTGGTCGAGCAACCAGTTGATCATGCCGAACTCGCGACCGAACAGCGCCGCGAAGACGATCGCCACCGCGGCGGTGGAGGTGACGTTCGGGACCAGCACGGCCATCCGCCAGGTGGTGCGGGCCCGCAGTTGGCGGTTGAGCAGGTTGGCCAGCCAGAGCGCGGCCAGCAGCTGCGGGACGGTCGAGATCACGAAGATGCCGAGCGTGTTGACCACGGAGTGCCAGAAGTCCGGGTCGGCGAGCAACTGGCTGTAGTTGTCGAGGCCGATGAACGGGTGCTCGGCGCCGAGCAGGTCCCAGTCGTGCAGCGAGACCCAGAACGTGTACGCCAGCGGGTAGGCCCCGAAGACGCCGAACAGCAGAAAGAACGGCGCGATGTAGAGGTACGGCGAATATTTCGTGTCGAACCGGCTGAGTCGGGCGCCCCGGACGGGACGGGTGTGCCGGGGCGCCGGTGCGACCGGCGGGCGGGCGTCGAGCTGGACGGCCATGACCTGAGAACTCCTCTCCGCCGTGCGGGCGGCACCCGTCGCCGGGCCCGCCCGCACGCGCTGCTCGGGTTACTTGGCGGCGGCCTTCTCGGCGTTGGACACCGCGTCGGTCCAGCCCTGCTGCGGGGAGCGCTTGCCCAGCTCCACGGTGCGCACGGCGTTCTCCACCTCGGTGCGGACGGCCTGGTTCTTCGGGCCCATGTAGACGGGCTTCAGGTTCTTGGCGCCCTCGGCGAAGATCTTGCCGACCGGGGCCTCGGAGAAGTAGGCGTTCTTCGAGTCG is part of the Micromonospora sp. WMMD980 genome and encodes:
- a CDS encoding sugar ABC transporter permease, yielding MAVQLDARPPVAPAPRHTRPVRGARLSRFDTKYSPYLYIAPFFLLFGVFGAYPLAYTFWVSLHDWDLLGAEHPFIGLDNYSQLLADPDFWHSVVNTLGIFVISTVPQLLAALWLANLLNRQLRARTTWRMAVLVPNVTSTAAVAIVFAALFGREFGMINWLLDHVGVSAIDWKANRFAAWVAISTMVDWRWTGYNALIFLAAMQAIPRDLYESASIDGAGRARQFWSITVPLLKPTIIFAVIISTIGGLQLFTEPRMFNSGTNAIRGGPLRESQTVTMYMFENAFAPHYNFGYGSAIAWLLFALIAIVAAINVLFLRRLGGGSRKEVSR
- a CDS encoding carbohydrate ABC transporter permease — protein: MTRVWSASRLTYLALALSALLSVFPIYWMFVVASRTSDAMGQVPPPLTPGGNLGANIARLFDNTDAYFLTGLINSTIVAVTVTFSVVLFSTLAGFAFAKLRFRGRNGLLLAIVATMMVPTQLGVIPLYLLMTKLNWNDRLPAVIVPALVTGFGVFMMRQYAGQAVSTELIEAARMDGCNTARIYWNVVLPALRPAAAVLGLLTFMTTWNDFLWPYAVLNDPENPTVQLSLRALSDGYYQDMSQVFTGTAIATLPLLLVFVLFGRQIIGGIMEGAVKA